The Schizosaccharomyces pombe strain 972h- genome assembly, chromosome: I genome contains a region encoding:
- the tif51 gene encoding translation elongation factor eIF5A, protein MAEEEHVDFEGGEAGASLTFPMQCSALRKNGHVVIKGRPCKIVDMSTSKTGKHGHAKVHIVALDIFNGRKYEDMSPSTHNMDVPVVKRDEYQLVNIDDGYLNLMTTDGTTKDDVRLPEGELGNEIEEGFDEGRDLIITVVSAMGEETALACRDAPSS, encoded by the coding sequence ATGGCAGAAGAAGAACACGTTGATTTCGAGGGTGGTGAGGCCGGTGCCTCTTTGACCTTCCCCATGCAATGCTCTGCTTTGCGTAAGAACGGCCACGTCGTGATTAAGGGACGTCCTTGCAAGATTGTCGACATGTCTACCTCCAAGACTGGCAAGCACGGACACGCCAAAGTTCACATTGTTGCCCTTGACATCTTCAATGGCCGCAAGTACGAGGATATGTCTCCTTCCACTCACAACATGGACGTTCCTGTTGTTAAGCGTGATGAGTACCAATTGGTCAACATTGATGATGGTTACTTGAACCTCATGACCACCGATGGTACCACCAAGGATGATGTTCGTCTTCCCGAAGGTGAGCTCGGTAACGAAATTGAGGAGGGCTTTGATGAGGGCAGAGACTTGATCATTACCGTTGTCTCCGCTATGGGTGAAGAGACTGCCCTTGCCTGCCGTGATGCCCCCAGCTcttaa
- the mug56 gene encoding spore wall assembly protein gives MNEEDTDFAWLHNNSAEHLRFLSHRIFIGPIPSNFIHSTSGFFNKRFQNYTKRQICYNVASPNEPPIDFSFLMHKSTDENPDTPSNLDSPSTQNVGSTNNTRASQSLLRRSSSFFRRRHRKNGTHASTDNNPFSESSTLQPQTAERTSQQAVRSAITETTNPSVSVQNSNSTSTSSAAMIIPHRDSQNSLEIAPLISPESQLSSLHPSSSRRHLISTPHVNRGTQFKRSSSCRNSRQPLLSGVDKHLTSNFTDANLIIKQSVVLARIESTFTVLPSDYNDSAAQRVPRKTISPWSQCLLVARQTDVENSIRLDFISKKLRKRLNGDVVHNLDVPHDKSYKSNYLFSVVLSPHQASWNIYNSFDNSMVLWCPYGKNKTLICLLNFQSSLLSFEWISIISRALLFSPRPSLLISVPAFHIHLRLNFPCFKDTTRPHTNETFVTTDDITQLSRTSTLSLSTASPRLVHDLVMKSWDISEDQFVESCLGVLEVNPEWSGIVKTWSKSHTLGLCWRMYDRLEWINSFSSLKYVGLLAAKDLYQLELRPKLHYPNHVTFRDGSKMDEPTPVEGYLIRLTSSTGRKTRYGRMFHKELYFAIFNNFLFAIQPDSVLPLSMLSKSLNLDDKLPFLSNNENDKYVYEFDPFKIANCRASGLNETIDSSVRESFLLLLQAERKRELDMLTIADSFLDLSRVESVCPVEDVEERNIFEITMTNGMKLVFQSYCERTRNLWINKITEVASYWKQRLFLDLQEYHDVRETNINILHIEQSIEPDVACYLNHWEVAGCVASTLIYHYCSMLGCRVIRMQGTLFKKKDALFEKCFAILIPGQLVFFQDATRTKFGKLCTKTHYRKRYSISLKNAFIYTGLSTMDEFARGPNDPQPHISRLPRCYEDGWQSFDRDDMLSFVIWSSGGVDYDLRPHHSVPDTAYGMAKDKLSKPKRFMFLARTRQERDVWAKRISKEINRGHS, from the exons ATGAATGAAGAAGACACGGATTTCGCTTGGTTACATAACAACTCAGCAGAACACCTACGTTTCTTAAGTCATCGCATATTTATTGGACCCATTCCCTCCAATTTCATACATTCTACCTCTGGATTCTTTAATAAGCGGTTTCAAAACTACACGAAACGACAGATATGCTACAATGTGGCTAGTCCTAATGAACCCCCTATTgattttagttttttaatgcATAAAAGTACTGATGAAAACCCTGATACACCATCTAATTTAGACTCTCCCTCCACCCAAAACGTGGGTAGCACTAATAATACTCGGGCCTCTCAAAGTCTTTTACGGCGATCTTCCTCCTTCTTTCGCAGAAGGCACCGGAAAAATGGGACCCATGCTTCTACAGATAACAATCCCTTTTCCGAGTCTTCCACTTTACAACCTCAAACAGCTGAAAGGACATCTCAGCAAGCAGTGCGAAGTGCTATTACCGAGACAACCAACCCTTCGGTTTCCGTACAAAATTCCAACAGTACTTCTACCTCTTCTGCCGCGATGATAATTCCGCATCGGGACTCACAAAACAGTTTGGAAATAGCACCGTTAATTTCTCCCGAGTCTCAGCTATCGAGTTTGCATCCTTCAAGTTCCCGACGACATTTAATATCTACTCCACATGTGAACCGAGGGACACAGTTCAAACGATCTTCCTCATGTCGCAATAGTAGACAACCTCTTTTGTCGGGTGTCGATAAGCACTTAACTTCCAATTTCACTGACgctaatttaataattaaacaaaGTGTTGTTTTAGCACGTATTGAATCAACTTTTACTGTACTTCCATCTGACTATAATGACAGCGCCGCCCAAAGAGTTCCCCGCAAAACTATTTCCCCATGGTCACAATGCTTACTGGTAGCAAGGCAGACCGATGTTGAAAATTCCATTCGCcttgattttatttcaaaaaagctCAGAAAAAGGCTAAATGGCGATGTTGTGCATAATCTTGACGTACCTCATGATAAGTCCTATAAAAGTAATTATCTCTTTTCCGTCGTTTTATCCCCTCATCAAGCAAGCTGGAATATCTATAACAGCTTTGACAATTCCATGGTGCTATGGTGTCCATACggtaaaaataaaacgtTGATATGTCttcttaattttcaatcttCACTCTTATCTTTTGAGTGGATTTCCATTATCAGTCGCGCTCTTTTATTTAGCCCACGGCCGTCTCTTCTGATATCTGTACCGGCATTTCACATCCATTTACGCTTGAATTTTCCTTGTTTTAAAGATACTACTCGACCACATACGAATGAGACATTTGTGACTACGGATGATATTACTCAGCTGTCCAGAACTAGCACTTTGTCGCTGAGTACTGCTTCTCCTCGACTGGTTCATGACTTGGTAATGAAAAGTTGGGACATTAGTGAAGATCAATTTGTCGAATCTTGTTTAGGCGTGCTTGAGGTAAACCCAGAGTGGTCCGGTATCGTAAAAACTTGGTCAAAGTCTCATACTTTGGGATTGTGTTGGAGAATGTACGATCGTCTAGAATGGATAAATAGCTTTTCTAGCTTGAAGTATGTCGGATTGCTCGCGGCGAAAGACTTATACCAATTAGAACTTCGACCAAAACTCCATTATCCGAATCATGTTACATTTCGTGATGGATCAAAAATGGATGAACCCACTCCCGTCGAGGGATATTTAATCAGATTGACCTCAAGCACTGGAAGAAAAACTCGTTATGGCCGTATGTTTCACAAAGAACTATATTTTGCCATTTTTAACAACTTTCTATTTGCTATTCAACCCGATTCTGTCCTTCCACTCTCAATGCTTTCTAAAAGCTTGAACTTGGATGATAAACTCCCCTTCCTTAgcaataatgaaaatgataagTATGTCTACGAATTTGACCCTTTCAAAATTGCGAATTGCAGAGCTTCCGGGTTAAATGAGACCATTGATTCCTCGGTGCGGGAGTCCTTTTTGCTACTTTTGCAAGCAGAACGTAAAAGAGAATTGGATATGTTAACGATCGCGGACAGCTTCTTAGATTTATCGAGGGTGGAAAGTGTTTGTCCTGTTGAGGATGTGGAAGAGCgcaatatttttgagaTAACTATGACAAATGGAATGAAATTAGTGTTTCAAAGTTATTGCGAACGAACTCGTAATTTATggattaataaaattactGAGGTTGCGAGCTATTGGAAGCAACGGTTATTCCTAGATCTTCAAGAATACCACGATGTACGGGAGACTAACATTAATATTCTTCACATAGAGCAATCAATTGAGCCAGATGTAGCTTGTTATCTGAACCATTGGGAAGTTGCGGGATGTGTTGCCAGCACATTGATTTATCATTATTGCTCCATGCTAGGATGTAGAGTTATTCGAATGCAAGGtacattgtttaaaaaaaaggatgcgctttttgaaaagtgtTTCGCGATCTTAATTCCTGGTCAATTGGTTTTTTTCCAAGATGCGACCCGTACAAAGTTTGGGAAGCTTTGCACAAAGACGCATTACCGAAAGCGCTACTCCATCTCTCTGAAAAATGCATTTATCTATACTGGTCTTTCTACAATGGATGAATTCGCTCGTGGACCTAATGATCCTCAACCACATATTAGTCGTCTACCTCGTTGTTACGAGGATGGGTGGCAGTCATTTGATCGAGATGATATGTTGTCTTTCGTGATTTGGTCAAGTGGTGGTGTTGACTATGATTTGCGTCCTCATCACTCTGTTCCCGATACAGCATATGGAATGGCTAAAGACAAACTCAGTAAACCAAAAAG GTTCATGTTTCTTGCTCGTACAAGACAAGAACGGGACGTTTGGGCAAAGCGAATTTCCAAAGAAATTAACCGCGGACATTCCTAA
- the rpo41 gene encoding RNA polymerase Rpo41, producing MLRRKIQTYLSRSHIRRGLCGLRFFQTQRLHTDYMPIEAYEPYKNELKSKIGKDFIIDLSYKSGTASLFEACVYNGDFLRSKQLLKSFIDHNKGDKILLPMINLYIREIIQRGSFELTDVLSNAKELLQQARLNGDSLTYALLCQASLNPTQRQLGLPVLHELIHNWRSANGKVIDILMHESVFSPEEVKLIMDQLNIPINNFTPSQLQLLGITNSTIVGESENGKDQNGDSSLKEKQPDVETTVTKSANLNALRSSLSSLLTESIDLPIDEVSLEFGNQGDTFNLARQKLLEKSAILSAAEVWKSEHESVLNRGNLQVPKNVSSLFYSWYVQLEQLFKEEISLIDDLALNESLDKKNDRLIYGPFLKLLSSKKLAALTIMEVAQLSTNPRYDRGARVTTLLGGLGRSFEREFLSEQIQRQEKNKSYKDKKRLKELFNDPRKFRQAVKNLRLSNTRDNIVLNPSVDSWPSAIVMKVGSVALCLLLSVAKIEVTAKDLSTGGILKQEVAAFVHTYQYSNGRKVGMIVPHVEFYKLLSRDIEKPHLHPQLLPMLVTPKPWTSWIDGGYYYSRQPLVRLKGALEQVDYLMKASENGQLDELFKAVSSLGKVSWRINQRLFNVLIRIWNSGEKFLSIPPREVKCDMPPYPKNSINPRDKVIWHTRRKELAALKTGAHSQRCDFNYKLEIARAFLNEKFYFPHSLDFRGRAYPLSSHLHHVSNDVCRGLLEFSTGKPLGPKGLNWLKVHLANLFGISKKDFATRQAFVDDNMQEVFDSADRPLDGNKWWSKADDPFQALAACFEIAEAVRSGDHESYISHIPIQQDGTCNGLQHYAALGGDIEGAKQVNLWPSDHPSDVYEAVAEIVRGFLKKDAEAGDEMANFLKDKVTRSVVKPTVMTNVYGVTYVGARKQISEKLENIDGMEKLKVADYANYLTKKVFEALRSLFTQAHEIQDWLSACCNLITHSLPADYIKEGIKDELTPVVWTTLLNLPIVQPYRNYKSRQIRTNLQTVFIEERDRTATVQPHKQATAFPPNFIHSLDATHMFMTCLKCSEQNINFAAVHDSYWTHACDVDQMNSLLREAFVLLHSNNIMERLKQEFEERYKGFLVSKKAIKANDEDLKAKFGNKSYIPLEFPPLPARGALDLKKVLESKYFFS from the coding sequence ATGCTGCGAAGAAAGATTCAAACATACTTGAGTCGTTCGCACATACGACGTGGATTATGTGGCCttcgattttttcaaacacaGCGCTTGCATACTGATTATATGCCCATTGAAGCGTACGAGCCTTATAAGAATGAacttaaaagtaaaattggAAAGGATTTCATAATAGACTTGAGTTACAAGTCTGGGACTGCTAGTTTATTTGAGGCGTGCGTCTACAATGGTGATTTTTTACGGTCTAAGCAGCTccttaaaagttttattgaTCATAACAAAGGTGATAAAATACTGTTACCAAtgattaatttatatatcCGTGAAATCATTCAGCGTGGATCTTTCGAGTTGACTGATGTCCTGTCAAATGCAAAAGAACTATTGCAACAGGCAAGACTGAATGGAGATTCTTTAACGTATGCTCTACTTTGCCAAGCATCACTTAATCCGACTCAGCGCCAACTTGGATTACCCGTATTACACGAACTAATTCACAATTGGCGTTCAGCAAACGGTAAAGTTATAGATATCTTAATGCATGAGTCAGTTTTTTCGCCCGAAGAGGTGAAACTTATTATGGATCAACTTAACATACctataaataattttactCCTTCTCAATTGCAATTGCTTGGAATCACTAATTCTACAATTGTTGGAGAAAGTGAAAATGGTAAAGATCAAAATGGTGACTCTTCCctgaaagaaaagcaacCAGACGTCGAGACTACTGTAACAAAAAGTGCAAACTTAAATGCCCTTAGAAGTTCACTCTCTAGTCTACTGACTGAATCCATAGATTTGCCGATCGATGAAGTTTCTTTAGAGTTTGGAAATCAAGGTGATACATTCAACCTCGCTAGACAGAAgcttttagaaaaaagcGCAATTCTATCAGCTGCTGAAGTTTGGAAGTCAGAACATGAAAGTGTTTTAAATCGAGGTAATCTGCAAGTGCCGAAAAATGTTTCCTCTTTGTTCTATAGTTGGTATGTACAACTTGAACAATTGTTCAAAGAGGAAATTTCCCTCATAGACGATTTAGCATTAAATGAATCTTTGGATAAGAAAAACGACCGGTTAATTTATGGCCCgtttttaaagcttttatCTTCCAAGAAGCTGGCAGCGCTAACAATAATGGAAGTAGCACAATTGTCTACAAATCCTCGATACGATCGTGGTGCTCGTGTTACAACGTTACTCGGTGGATTAGGTAGAAGTTTTGAGCGTGAATTTTTGTCGGAACAAATTCAAAggcaagaaaaaaataaaagctaCAAGGATaagaaaagattaaaagaattgttcAACGATCCTCGAAAATTTCGACAAGCGGTGAAGAATTTACGTCTTTCAAATACAAGGGataatattgttttaaatcCAAGTGTTGATAGTTGGCCTTCTGCAATAGTCATGAAAGTTGGTTCAGTCGCTCTTTGTCTTTTGTTAAGTGttgcaaaaattgaagtaaCAGCTAAGGATTTAAGCACGGGCGGCATATTGAAACAGGAAGTTGCAGCGTTTGTCCACACGTACCAATATTCTAATGGTAGGAAAGTTGGGATGATTGTTCCGCATGTGGAATTTTACAAGCTTCTTTCTCGTGATATTGAGAAGCCGCACCTACATCCTCAATTGCTTCCTATGCTAGTTACGCCAAAGCCTTGGACTAGTTGGATTGATGGTGGTTATTATTATAGCCGCCAACCGCTCGTCCGTTTAAAAGGTGCACTGGAGCAGGTAGATTACTTAATGAAGGCTTCAGAAAATGGACAACTTGATGAACTCTTTAAGGCAGTAAGTAGCCTTGGTAAAGTTTCATGGCGTATCAATCAACGACTTTTTAATGTTCTAATTAGGATTTGGAACTCTGgagaaaaatttctttctattCCTCCGAGAGAGGTAAAATGCGATATGCCGCcttatccaaaaaattcaataaatccTCGTGATAAGGTCATTTGGCATACCAGAAGAAAAGAGCTTGCTGCCTTAAAAACAGGTGCTCACTCTCAAAGATGTGACTTTAACTACAAACTTGAGATTGCACGAGCATTTTTAAacgaaaaattttattttcctcaTAGTTTAGATTTTCGCGGTCGTGCATATCCTCTAAGTTCTCATTTGCATCACGTCAGCAACGATGTTTGTCGTGGTTTGCTGGAGTTTTCGACGGGTAAACCGTTAGGCCCAAAAGGATTAAATTGGCTAAAAGTCCATCTTGCTAACCTCTTCGGAATCAGCAAGAAAGACTTTGCTACCCGCCAGGCGTTTGTCGATGACAATATGCAGGAAGTTTTTGATTCTGCTGATCGTCCTCTGGACGGCAATAAATGGTGGTCAAAAGCTGATGATCCGTTTCAAGCTCTTGCTGCCTGCTTTGAGATAGCAGAGGCAGTACGCTCTGGTGATCATGAAAGTTATATTTCCCATATACCCATCCAGCAAGATGGAACTTGTAACGGTCTACAACATTATGCCGCTTTAGGTGGTGACATTGAAGGTGCTAAGCAAGTAAATTTATGGCCAAGTGACCACCCAAGTGATGTTTATGAGGCAGTTGCAGAAATTGTGCGTGGGTTTCTAAAAAAGGATGCCGAAGCAGGGGACGAAATGGCTAATTTCTTAAAAGACAAAGTTACCAGAAGTGTGGTCAAGCCTACGGTTATGACTAATGTTTATGGTGTAACGTATGTTGGAGCCCGCAAACAAATTTCCGAAAAGCTGGAGAATATTGATGGAATGGAAAAGCTGAAGGTTGCGGATTACGCCAATTATTTGAcgaaaaaagtttttgaagctCTTCGTTCTTTATTTACGCAGGCTCATGAAATTCAAGATTGGCTATCCGCTTGTTGTAATCTAATTACTCACTCATTACCAGCCGATTACATAAAAGAAGGAATCAAGGATGAACTTACTCCAGTAGTGTGGACAACGCTTCTAAATTTGCCTATAGTACAACCATATCGTAATTACAAATCCCGCCAAATTCGTACCAACTTACAGACTGTCtttattgaagaaagaGATAGAACAGCAACAGTACAACCACACAAACAGGCCACTGCTTTTCCTCCTAATTTTATTCACTCTTTAGATGCAACGCATATGTTTATGACTTGTTTAAAATGTAGCGAACAAAACATTAACTTTGCTGCTGTTCATGACTCTTATTGGACACACGCTTGTGATGTTGATCAAATGAATAGCCTTTTGCGCGAAGCATTTGTGTTGTTGCACTCAAACAACATTATGGAAAGGCTAAAACAGGAGTTTGAGGAGAGATACAAAGGTTTTTTAGTTTCGAAGAAGGCGATCAAAGCTAATGATGAAGATTTGAAAGCTAAATTTGGTAATAAATCTTATATTCCTTTGGAATTTCCGCCACTGCCGGCGAGAGGTGCTttggatttaaaaaaagttttggaGAGTAAGTATTTTTTCTCATAA
- the kei1 gene encoding inositol phoshorylceramide synthase regulatory subunit Kei1, giving the protein MALFRRPNWSALFEKIFIQKSFLGFCSLRVGCEIIIWFAIINKVSGLYGIVSLFQNSDASPWQVLMYVSSVLMLILFSWLAIHIPKSSVPHALILFYVYLIDFLLNVLFTVLFALSWFSKLVQSDSSSTEESADSDPSPSLLYLFFQAESIPSLLLLIFFASLKFYFVLITLSYSNKLIVDSGIRPQNLPPNFSGRVTRLLMKPYIMAANRSYLRNHTKRFTDSIELEQRLMDEVV; this is encoded by the exons ATGGCATTGTTTCGGCGTCCAAATTGGTCCgctttatttgaaaaaatctttattcAAAAG TCTTTCCTCGGGTTTTGTAGTCTTCGTGTTGGTTGCGAGATTATCATATGGTTTGCTATCATCAACAAAGTTTCTGGTCTTTACGGCATTGTATccctttttcaaaactcCGACGCGTCGCCATGGCAGGTTCTCATGTATGTATCATCGGTTTTGATgctcattcttttttcttggtTGGCTATTCACATCCCCAAATCAAGCGTTCCTCATGCACTAATTCTCTTCTATGTgtatttaattgattttcttttgaacgTCCTCTTCACTGTTTTATTTGCACTTTCTTGGTTTTCGAAACTCGTTCAATCCGATTCTTCTAGTACTGAAGAATCAGCCGATTCCGATCCTTCACCAAGTTTGTTGTATCTATTTTTTCAGGCAGAGTCCATTCCCTCGTTGTTGCttcttattttctttgCCTCTcttaagttttattttgttttgataaCGCTTTCTTACTCTAATAAACTTATCGTTGATTCGGGAATTCGCCCGCAAAATCTTCCTCCTAATTTTTCTGGCCGGGTTACTCGCTTGCTAATGAAACCTTACATTATGGCTGCCAATCGTTCTTATTTACGCAATCACACAAAACGATTCACTGATAGTATCGAACTCGAACAACGACTCATGGATGAAGTCGTGTAA
- the dap1 gene encoding cytochrome P450 regulator Dap1, with product MASTQVVFIVTLFLYLLITRWRRKNEKSFIASEEPKQPEWRDYTPAELKEYNGSKNSLVFLAIKGTVYNVTMGSKFYGPQGPYSAFAGHDASRGLAKNSFDDEFIPDSDAEELDDCSDLNDEERQALNDWKAFFDQKYQAVGRLISPREARAAATISETEEKVAHN from the coding sequence ATGGCATCTACACAAGTTGTTTTTATAGTAAccttatttctttatttgcTAATCACTCGCTGGAGAAGGAAGAATGAGAAATCTTTTATTGCAAGCGAAGAGCCAAAACAGCCCGAATGGAGAGATTATACTCCAGCAGAACTGAAGGAATATAATGGCTCCAAAAATTCATTGGTTTTTCTTGCTATCAAGGGAACTGTGTACAACGTTACAATGGgatcaaaattttatggTCCACAAGGCCCTTATAGTGCTTTTGCCGGTCATGATGCCAGTCGTGgtttagcaaaaaatagttttgaCGATGAATTTATTCCTGATTCAGATGCAGAAGAATTGGATGATTGCAGTGATTTAAACGATGAGGAGAGGCAGGCTCTAAACGATTGgaaagcattttttgacCAAAAATATCAAGCTGTTGGCAGGCTGATAAGTCCCAGAGAGGCCAGAGCAGCAGCTACTATTTCAGAAACCGAAGAAAAAGTTGCGCATAATTAA
- the sds3 gene encoding Clr6 and Rpd3L histone deacetylase complex subunit Sds3: MDVLSRVFDNEKEELDPLLNNPLTASEFRAKKAELEAELESIRNGTCKTLLDLADELRRSRDEELEIAERWRTFLVNRAQEEYEVEMKAAKEEYEYRCKTLKEMVLSHLNEKKRKIYEAKDMFDIGSESSTLLLHDASSQFIDRRKLRHRRNAGNQQNTQQLPSLNFFDDYLLFPTDETAVIPQSVKNAVRNSVNSVKPTSAEASLFSPLLSMANANPTNGRERDPRASERAERDREKAVEKGLSGATEEDIQSDLQLLKKELAKKK, from the coding sequence ATGGACGTCCTTTCGAGAGTCTTTgacaatgaaaaagaagaactGGATCCTTTATTGAACAATCCACTTACAGCTAGTGAGTTCCGAGCCAAAAAAGCAGAACTGGAAGCTGAATTGGAATCTATTCGTAACGGAACTTGTAAAACTCTTTTAGATTTGGCAGATGAACTTAGAAGGAGTAGAGATGAGGAATTGGAAATTGCAGAGCGTTGGAGAACGTTTTTGGTGAATCGGGCACAAGAGGAATACGAAGTGGAGATGAAAGCAGCCAAGGAGGAGTACGAATATCGTTGTAAaactttaaaagaaatggtGCTTTCCCATTTGAAtgagaaaaagagaaaaatttacGAAGCAAAGGATATGTTTGACATTGGGAGTGAATCCTCGACCCTACTGCTCCATGATGCCTCTTCTCAGTTCATTGATCGTCGTAAGCTTCGGCATCGTCGTAATGCGGGAAATCAACAAAATACACAACAATTaccttctttaaatttttttgatgacTACTTATTATTTCCCACCGATGAAACTGCAGTTATCCCACAATCCGTGAAGAATGCCGTTCGCAACTCAGTAAATTCCGTGAAACCTACTTCAGCCGAAGCCTCTTTATTCTCTCCTCTTCTCTCTATGGCAAACGCTAACCCTACGAACGGTCGTGAACGAGATCCCCGAGCCTCCGAGCGTGCTGAAAGAGATCGTGAAAAAGCCGTGGAAAAGGGCTTAAGCGGTGCTACCGAGGAAGACATTCAATCCGATTTAcaattgttgaaaaaggaacttgctaagaagaaataa
- the psd2 gene encoding phosphatidylserine decarboxylase Psd2 — translation MRPRQRFRRFHPRWSKVNLRGFGGVGALKGVKALNGMNVRVSMRLKWISNRIHRIRRSRRLGRLSISVRPNGSWQVYLLSSLPLRSLSRVWGQFNRAHLPTFLRTPGFKLYAWVFGCNLSELKDPDLTHYRNFQDFFCRELRPETRPVDPVSPVVSPVDGRIVCQGVVDNNRIQHVKGLSYSLEALLGGISSSNPLVVNFEDEITPDLIQKHEQFAEQHSISLNSNNRYRKADASAAVVDEHSDEEALLCAFTDHPHFYLNDSRNSLNYFCPFSAFEDISNSVRSSCGKRLSPSSNFDLNNLGGDDDLRSESSSDFESAPASILEHEPTNWDDWVQEADVTDIDSLPWHNIRPGNKLFYSVIYLAPGDYHRFHSPADWVIESRRHFSGELFSVSPFLARRLHNLFVLNERVALLGRYEHGFMSMIPVGATNVGSIVINCDPTLSTNRLVLRKKSLGTFQEAVYKNASPVLDGMPVSRGEQVGGFQLGSTVVLVFEAPADFEFSTYQGQYVRVGEAL, via the coding sequence ATGCGTCCTCGTCAAAGATTTCGTCGTTTTCATCCTCGTTGGTCAAAAGTTAACCTTCGAGGCTTCGGTGGTGTCGGCGCTTTGAAAGGTGTTAAGGCCCTAAATGGAATGAACGTACGCGTTTCCATGAGATTAAAATGGATCTCAAATCGTATCCATCGCATTCGCAGGAGTCGCCGCTTGGGGCGCCTTTCTATAAGTGTCCGTCCTAATGGTTCCTGGCAGgtatatttattaagcTCTCTTCCATTAAGGAGCCTTTCTCGTGTCTGGGGACAATTTAACAGAGCTCATTTACCTACTTTTTTGCGTACACCCGGATTTAAACTATATGCTTGGGTTTTTGGATGCAATTTAAGCGAATTGAAGGATCCTGATTTGACTCATTACCGTAATTTTCAAGATTTCTTTTGCCGTGAGCTTCGTCCAGAGACTAGACCCGTTGATCCTGTTTCTCCTGTCGTATCACCGGTAGATGGCCGTATCGTTTGTCAGGGAGTTGTCGATAATAATCGAATTCAGCATGTCAAAGGTCTTTCTTACTCTCTTGAAGCTCTTTTAGGAGGTATATCAAGTTCGAATCCTTTAGTCGTCAACTTTGAGGATGAAATAACTCCTGATCTTATTCAAAAGCACGAGCAATTTGCTGAACAACACTCAATTTCCTTAAATTCTAATAACCGCTATCGTAAAGCTGATGCTTCAGCTGCCGTTGTGGATGAACATTCTGACGAGGAAGCACTTCTTTGTGCTTTTACTGACCATCCGCATTTTTATCTTAATGACTCTCGTAATTCCTTAAATTATTTCTGTCCCTTTTCTGCCTTTGAAGATATTTCAAATTCCGTTCGTAGCTCATGCGGAAAACGACTCTCTCCCTCAAGCAATTTCGATCTGAATAACCTTGGAGGTGACGATGACTTGAGGAGTGAGTCATCTAGTGATTTTGAATCTGCTCCTGCTTCAATTCTTGAACACGAACCAACTAACTGGGATGATTGGGTACAAGAAGCTGACGTTACGGACATTGACTCATTACCTTGGCACAATATCCGTCCTGGCAATAAGCTGTTTTACTCTGTGATTTACTTAGCACCAGGTGACTATCATAGATTTCACTCTCCTGCTGATTGGGTTATTGAATCTAGGCGTCACTTTTCAGGTGAACTCTTTAGTGTTTCTCCATTTTTGGCGCGAAGACTACACAACCTTTTTGTGTTGAATGAACGCGTAGCATTATTGGGTCGTTACGAACATGGATTTATGAGTATGATTCCTGTAGGTGCAACCAATGTGGGTAGCATTGTCATTAATTGTGATCCTACTTTATCTACCAATCGCCTCGTCTTACGGAAGAAGTCATTAGGTACGTTTCAAGAAGCAGTTTACAAGAACGCTTCTCCTGTTTTAGACGGTATGCCAGTTAGTCGTGGCGAACAAGTTGGTGGGTTTCAACTCGGAAGTACCGTTGTTTTGGTATTCGAAGCACCTGCCGACTTTGAGTTTTCCACTTATCAAGGCCAATATGTTCGTGTTGGAGAGGCCCTCTAA